From the genome of Haloarcula taiwanensis:
AGTATCGTCGAATTCTACGCCGAAGACGACCTGCTACTGGTCTCGCCACAGCACGGCGACGACCACGTCGAGGGAGCGCTGGACGTGACCGGCCTGGAAAACAGGCACGAACTCACGCGGGCAGTGATGACGATGTACGTCAGCGGCTTCGACATCATCCGACTGGAAGCCGCTCGGATCACGGCCGAGCAGCGACGCATCATCCGCGATGCGACCCAGGGACTGGTCGGCCTTGAGATGATCGAGGAAACGGCTGCCCGTGTTGTTCTGCAGGACCTGCTTGACTCCTCGGAACTCTCTGTTCTCAACGCCATCACACGTATGCGACTCGTGTCGCTAACGATGCTCTCCGATGCTGTCGAGGCGCTCATAGAGGACGACAACGACCTCGCAGAAGACGTGATGCAACGCGACGACGACGTAGACCGGCTCTGGTACATGGTCTCCCGTGTGTTCCGAACCGTCCTCCGGAACCCGACAGCGGCTAACGAGATCGGCTTCCCGCGTGAGACTGTGTTCGATTACCAGTCCAGCGCCCGGCAACTCGAACGCATCGCCGACCACGCGACCAAGATCGCCGGCCTCTCACAGGAGATTGACGAAATCACCGGCGAAACCGCCGACCTTCTCGACCAGCTGGAGACCGAAGCCATTGCGGTCCCCGAAACCGCGATGGATGCGCTGTTAGCTGACGACAACGACGAGGCCGTCGAGC
Proteins encoded in this window:
- a CDS encoding histidine kinase produces the protein METRKVQLTGGSTYTVSLPKEWATENGVESGSIVEFYAEDDLLLVSPQHGDDHVEGALDVTGLENRHELTRAVMTMYVSGFDIIRLEAARITAEQRRIIRDATQGLVGLEMIEETAARVVLQDLLDSSELSVLNAITRMRLVSLTMLSDAVEALIEDDNDLAEDVMQRDDDVDRLWYMVSRVFRTVLRNPTAANEIGFPRETVFDYQSSARQLERIADHATKIAGLSQEIDEITGETADLLDQLETEAIAVPETAMDALLADDNDEAVELANEARSRIPEVDETAREVDGKVRELDPQSAQLLGRVVDSLSRTADYGGNIAESALQKAAPRP